One Manihot esculenta cultivar AM560-2 chromosome 6, M.esculenta_v8, whole genome shotgun sequence DNA segment encodes these proteins:
- the LOC110618276 gene encoding pectin acetylesterase 9-like produces MNIIAVTILAILLNCGSFCICAPPQRLLVKMTMVTNAPALGAFCLDGSLPAYHLHRGFGAGASNWILQFEGGGWCNDLKSCLERANTRRGSTKYMNKLATFSGILSNDTKLNPDFYNWNRVKLRYCDGASFGGDAMFKDGSSVLYFRGQKIWEAIIQDLLPKGLGQARQALLSGCSAGGLSSFLHCDDLAKVLPNAGVKCLSDAGFFLDEKDVSLKYAMRSFYAKLVALQGVEKNLNKKCTNSFSKNPELCIFPQHALKFITPPFFILNAAYDVFQINHILVPPSADMRGLWKRCKNNTAQCNEKQIDTLQGFRQNMLAALGSFSKNFNQWGMYINSCFAHCQSESQDTWLAVDSPRIHDVTIAKAVGDWYFNRNGTNEIDCPFPCDNTCHNLITTAPVP; encoded by the exons ATGAATATTATAGCAGTAACCATACTGGCGATTTTGCTAAATTGCGGCTCGTTCTGCATTTGCGCGCCGCCGCAGCGGCTTTTGGTGAAAATGACCATGGTTACCAATGCGCCGGCTCTCGGAGCCT TTTGTTTGGATGGAAGTTTGCCTGCGTATCATCTGCACAGAGGATTCGGCGCTGGAGCAAGCAACTGGATTTTGCAGTTTGAG GGAGGTGGATGGTGCAATGATTTGAAATCATGTTTGGAGAGAGCCAATACACGCCGTGGATCTACAAAGTACATGAACAAGCTGGCGACCTTCTCAGGAATACTAAGCAACGACACCAAGCTAAATCCAG ATTTTTACAATTGGAACCGTGTAAAGCTTAGATATTGTGATGGAGCATCATTTGGGGGAGATGCCATGTTTAAAGACGGG TCGTCAGTCCTTTATTTCAGGGGGCAAAAGATTTGGGAAGCAATTATTCAAGACCTTCTCCCTAAAGGGTTGGGGCAGGCGCGTCAG GCTTTACTTTCAGGTTGCTCTGCTGGGGGTTTATCATCATTTCTCCATTGCGACGACTTAGCTAAGGTGTTACCGAATGCCGGTGTGAAGTGCTTGAGTGATGCAGGATTTTTTCTGGACGA AAAAGACGTCAGCTTGAAGTACGCTATGAGGTCCTTCTACGCAAAACTTGTTGCTCTGCAG GGAGTTGAAAAGAATCTCAATAAAAAATGCACCAATTCCTTTAGCAAAAATCCAGAACTG TGCATTTTTCCACAGCATGCGTTGAAGTTCATAACACCACCATTCTTCATCTTGAATGCAGCTTATGATGTGTTCCAA aTCAACCATATATTGGTGCCTCCTTCTGCTGACATGCGTGGACTATGGAAACGTTGTAAGAATAACACAGCACAATGTAACGAAAAACAGATAGACACATTGCAAG GTTTCAGGCAAAATATGCTGGCAGCCTTGGGATCTTTCTCCAAGAACTTCAATCAGTGGGGAATGTATATAAATTCATGCTTTGCTCATTGTCAAAGTGAATCCCAGGACACATGGTTAGCAGTCGACTCTCCTCGGATACATGACGTG ACCATTGCAAAAGCTGTTGGGGATTGGTATTTTAACAGAAATGGTACCAACGAGATTGATTGTCCGTTTCCTTGTGACAATACCTGCCATAACCTCATAACAACAGCTCCG GTTCCATAG